Sequence from the Syngnathus acus chromosome 13, fSynAcu1.2, whole genome shotgun sequence genome:
tgatCCGATGTTCTTGTATTCAATACAAAACTTGAATCTtactaaatatgttttttttcggaTAGACATATAAAGACCACAAGATAGACAATGAGCAATACAAGTACATTGTTTTGCTGACACCAAGTAGGGAAGATGTTCCCTAGCTATAATTAGCAACCCAAACGTTCTTGATATATTAATTGCTGCTAACTGTTTGAAGTAAAGGACGCTCATTCTGTGGTTGTGGACTAAAGTCAAAGGGTCTGCGATCCTCAGTGTAGCCATAGAGTTTCCGCAGGGCCACACGAGctgcctcctcctctgccGCAATAAGTGTCTCACCTGGACCCTGGGCCAGGAGCTTCTTAtcactatatatataaaaaggagaaaacagaataaataaaccaaaaatatgacaaaacaTAGGTTAATAGACATAGACATACCTGtacaaaccaacaaaatagAGCGGCAGAACAGTGCTGGACCCAGCAGACCTGATGAGGCGGGGCTCTGGTAGGggaacatttttcttcttgagTTCCTCCACCAGAAGGCCCATAGGATTGACCACTGTCCACATATCAAACAAGTCTTTTCCGATTAGCTGGGAAACGAGGAAATCCTGTGGTTGAGAAGATCACAAATCCATGTAACACTTTGTTTTCAGACAACTAAGCATACAAAGGTCTCTGATCTCATTATTTgaactgattgattgattgattgattgattgattgattgattaatgGATTGATCAATTCTTACCCTGAGGAAATACCCTGCACGCTGTGTTCCACTGCTGTCAAGTAGTGCTCCAATCACTGCCATGAATGTAGAATGAAGCACATTGTCCGGGACGGGGAATTCTAAACTCATGGTTAGATCCTCAATGCCAAGATTTTGAGCAACATTGCTTACTAGGGGTACACTAGTGAGCTGTCTCACAATACTTTCCACCCCTTGTGTTGGCAGGCTGGGAAAGCTTGCCCTGCACCAATCCGTGAGGAAGCTTGTTGTGAAGGCATCTCCCCGTGCACTCAGCTCAATATTATCATTCAGAGAAAGAGCAGTGATCTCAGAGTCTATGCCAATTTCTTGTCTCTTTATCAGCTCTGCCTGTAAGTAACAGGGATTTATGAACGCTGTTTTCAATTGCTCCAGGGAAAAGTTCTCATGGAGGCGGGTGCTGAAAGCCTGAACCTCAGCATGATAATCCCAATTTGGGTGTTGAGATCTGAAAGAAATCAGAAATGTCATAATGATGCTCACGGTCCTCACGAGACCAAGTGGTAATTGCAATACAAAGTTAAAACAACTATCTGATCCATCCCATTAATGGTACTTGAGGTGATCTTTTAGCCGACGCGTTAGCCTCACCTTGGTTTCGGAGGTGGAGGACCTTCAAGCTTTAACTTTCTTGCCATAAGGTGTGTGTAGGCCCTCATCCAACGTTTTATCCCTCGAACCTGCGTGACTGTAACATTCCAACTCAAATGTTGGCAATATGTTCCAAACATTAACGCGCCTcgattaataataatactcgACGCCATGCTTATTTCTTTACCGGTAGTGTACGTCAGCTAAATCAGTCCGACAGGAAACAAGTGACAGGCCCAGTTATCGGAGCGTTGCcatagaaacaaaaaaacatcaactcGGTCTAAGTCTCTAACTACAGCCTGCTAAGGATTTATTTTGGACTTACAATTATACAATGTTGCTTCCTGAGGTTGGTGAAACAAATTCCGATGAAACATCAACAGTCATTCAAGTAGAGCATGAAGATGACAAAACATCTGCTGAAGTTGCCACAATGCAGGATGAGcatggagaaaagaaagaacaagCAAAGCTGTCAGGGCCACGGATGaccaagacatttttaaaagaccACTGTAAGCAATACAAACTCTACTCGACACCATGCCTGAATGACACCTTGTATCTGCATTTTAAAGGATTTTCCAACATTGAAAATTTGGATGAGTACACAGGACTTAAGTGTCTTTGGCTGGAAAGCAATGG
This genomic interval carries:
- the mrpl44 gene encoding 39S ribosomal protein L44, mitochondrial produces the protein MASSIIINRGALMFGTYCQHLSWNVTVTQVRGIKRWMRAYTHLMARKLKLEGPPPPKPRSQHPNWDYHAEVQAFSTRLHENFSLEQLKTAFINPCYLQAELIKRQEIGIDSEITALSLNDNIELSARGDAFTTSFLTDWCRASFPSLPTQGVESIVRQLTSVPLVSNVAQNLGIEDLTMSLEFPVPDNVLHSTFMAVIGALLDSSGTQRAGYFLRDFLVSQLIGKDLFDMWTVVNPMGLLVEELKKKNVPLPEPRLIRSAGSSTVLPLYFVGLYSDKKLLAQGPGETLIAAEEEAARVALRKLYGYTEDRRPFDFSPQPQNERPLLQTVSSN